Below is a window of Callithrix jacchus isolate 240 chromosome 15, calJac240_pri, whole genome shotgun sequence DNA.
TCCCTGAACAGACCTCAGTCTGGCTCTCCCCCAACTCGTGAACATGCTCTTATCAAGTTCAGGTGTGGCCTCCTTGTTCCCAAATCCAATGGACACATTTTTCAGTCTCTTATACAGGGCCTCTGCTCTACTTGGCCAGTTGACTTTCCCCTTGAACTCTACATCCTGGGCATCTATAAAGCCACACTTATGATTCTCCTCCTAAACCTGACTCTTCCACTGTCCTCTCCTTTACAGACATCTGTTCCTCCGACAGTGCTTTATCTTGCAGTGTTCTCCAGTGTTCCAGAGCTCCATGCTCTCTTCACACCACACAGTCACCTGGAGCAGGCTCCTCTATGCTTCTGATTTCCACCACTACCCACACCTCGATACTTCTGACCCGGATTTTTCTCGAGCTCCCAAATTCATGTCAGCTGACTGCTGTTCAACTCCACCAAGGTGTCTCACATACATCTTAAACTTAGCACATCTCAAACTGAACTGATCATCTTGCTCCCCTGCCATACTGGCAGATCTTTCTAGTCCCCAAGTAAAAGCTTTAACCATCCTCTTTCTGCCAGCCTGTACGTTACTCTCACAGTCAGTTCCCTTCTACTTCCTAAAGATGGGACGGCTTACTTCTCTTAGACCCACCGACACCTCCTTGTTTCAGGCCAGGCTTCTGGTTTCTCTTTCACCAAAGTGGTCTGTGATATGGTATGGCCATGTAtcccctccaaacctcatgttaaaATGTCATCCCCTGTGtttgaggtggggcctggtgggaggtgactggatcttgggggtggatccctcatgaatggtgtagcgccatccccttggtgatgagttaGTTCACACACACAAGATCTGGTTAAGAGCCTGGGACTACcctcttttctctgtcttgctcctgcccttgccatgtgacatgctggctTCCCTTAACCTTgcaccatgactgtaagcttcctgaggcctcactagAAGCAAATGCCAGcaacatgcttcctgtacagcctgcagagccatgtgccgaaataaatctcttttctttctaaactgCCCAGTTTaaccaagtgcagtggcttatgcttgcaatcccagcactttggaaggctgaggtgggaggactgtttgagcccaggagtttgagaccagcctgggcaacatagtgagacaccgtccctaaaaaaaaaaaaaaaaaaaaaaaaataggcaagcaTAATGGTGCTtgtctgtggtcccaactacttgggaggctgacgtgggaggattgcttgagcctgggagttgaggctacagtgaactgtgattgcaccactgcactccagcctgggtgacagagcaagaccctgtctcaaaaaaataaaaataaaaaattatgcaggccagatgcagtggctcatgcctggtatctcagcactttgggaggccgaggtaggtggatcacttgagaccaggaatttaagaccagcctggccaacatggtgaaactctgtctttactaaaatggatgtggtggtgcacacttgtaatctcaactactcgggaggctgaggcaggagaatcacttgaacccagaaggcagaggttgcagtgagccgagaatgtgccactgcactgcagcctgggcgacagaaggagatctccatctcaaaataaataaataaattaaataaagcatGCATTATCAGGTATGgctttataacaatgcaaaaatGGGCTAACAGTCTACCCCTCATCCAGTCCCCTAACGCTGTCACCAGAGCgctctttctaaaatgcaaattgagtcattttccttctgcttcaaATCCTTCAGTGGTTCCCCATTGCTCTTAAGTCCAAACGCCTGTCCATGGCCCCCAATCTTGCTCATGGTCTGGCCGTGGCCTGTCTCTCCAGACTCATCTCTGACTCCTCCTTGCCTCATACTTCATGCTTCAAATTAAGCTGTGTTTTGTCCTCCAAACACAGTTCTgcttcctacctcagtctctttCCTTAAGCTGCCTTCTCTTTGAATGGCCTTCCTGACCCCTCCTGCCTAACTTCTCCTCCTACAGCAAAACCTCCTACCCTGCCCACTCCACCAAAAGCCATTTACGGTGTCCCTGCCTAGGACACTGACAGTATCGTGCACATAGGAAGTCATGCGTTATTGCCACATGTTCATCTCCTCAGCCAGACTTATGCTTAAGACAGGatctctgttttgttctttttctctagctTAAGTGCTTAGCATACACTAAGTGTTTAAAATGTGTTGGAAGAGAACTCCATTTCCAAGTGTTCAGTGTAGCTGCCTGATACCAGGGACATTAGAGTGTGCCAGACACCTGCAGAGCAGGGTGCACCCATTCCCTGGTGTGTTGCTTTTGGCTTCCCTTGCAGGGAGTCACTATCGTTTTCCCTATTTACTCAATGATTCAGTGGGGCTTCAGAGAGAGGCAAAGTAACTGGACTGAGCACTCTGGCTAGAGCAAATGAGGCTCCACTCTTTTCTGCTTGTATGGACTTGGAAAAGTAAAGCCTGTGCTGTCAGGGGTGTGCAGAGACTACTGTATCACTCCCTCTATTCACTCCTTTCTTCTTTGTAACAACCCcccacccattttttttttttgaggcaaagtgctctgttacccaggctggagtgcaatggcgccatctcactgcaacctctacctcccaggttcaagcaattctcctgcctcagcctcccaagtagctgggattacaggcacacaccaccatacctggctaatttttgtatttttaatagagacagggtttcgccatgttggccaggttggtctcaaattcctgacctcaggtgatccacccacctcagcctcccaaagtgctgagattacaggcgtgagccacctcacctggcccactTTTATTTGGGCTGGCAATGCACCCAGATAACAGACCACATCTTTTCAGCCTCCTTTACAGTTATGTGGCCCATGTGACACAGTCCTGTGGAATTTCCataagtcttttattttattttattttatttttttgagaagagtcttgctctgtcacctacactggagtgcagtggtgtgatctcggctcactaggttcaagcgattcctgcctcagcctcccgagtagctgggtacaggtgtgtgccaccacacctggctaattttttgtatttttagtagagacgggtttttaccgtgttagccaggatggtctcgatctcctgacctcatgatccccctacttcggcctcccaaagtgctgggattacaagcttgagccacggGGCCCAGCCTGGAATTTCCAGAAGTCTTCTAATAAAATGTGGACCAAGTTACCAGAGCTGCAGCAGCCATGTTGGGCCATGAGGTGTTCTTGAGGATGTAGCCAGGATTGAAAAGTGCAGAAAGATAGGAGCCTGGGTTCTGGATAACACTGAGGGCCATATCagtcgtgatctacccacctccagggtgtttttttttttatgtgatggTGGAATAAACTATCTTGTTCAGCCACAATGATAGGGCCGTTAAGACCAGCCAAACATGATCCATGGGGTTGGAATCTGACCCCTCTTGATTCCAGTGACTCAGAGAAGTGGCAGCCAGCATGGGTGATAGAAAGTGTTTCTTTATTTGCATGTCATTCCACCTGCACTGAAGCTCAAACCCAGCAACAGCAGAAGGGGTCAGGACCAAAATAAATGTTACCAGATTAGACAATGAACAGCGAGGACACACTCAGACAAAACTTACTGATGGGGTGTAGACAACACCAAGCTATCCTAACAGCACACAGCACAGGCCCCCAGAGCTCTGCAGGACTGTGGCTCCCTTGTTCCCTGTTAAGGAAACTCCAGTCCTACCCAAAGGTTAGCCGTGAGCCAGGCAGGGGCCTGCAGAAGTTTCTCATGCTGGGAAGATCCCAGCTTCTCCAAAGACAGGGCTTCCCTTTCTCAGTTCACACTGGAAGCTGGAGAAGGGTTGTTCCCCCTGTGCCCAAGCAGGATGTTCAAAAGGCCAGGGACTCTCCCCACAGCCTTATCTAAAAGTTCTCATCATCTTGGCTATCGCAGGCCTGAAAAGGATCTTGATTCTTTGGTCCTCACCCCCTCAGGAAAGCAGTTTTCCTCCACGGGTACCGGTCCCCAAAGACCAAAGCTTTCCTAGCCCCAGGCCCAGAAGGACTCAACTGACCAGCGCGGTGGGCCAGGGATTGAAACACCCCTAGATGCCGTGGCCTCTTCTGAGTCCTCAGATCAGGCAGAAAAAAGCAGGCAGACCTCTGATCCGGTCACAGTTAGAGGGGGACTTCTTTTGGGACCTGAAGCCAGAAGGCTCTAGGTTAGAGCCCAATAAGGCCCTCCTGGGGTGAGAAACAGGCACTGATCTCCTCTGCTTGACTCCTCCTCAAGTCTAAAGCCAGATCGCCCAATGAGAGCAGAGGTAAACCACGAAGTCCCCTCCCCATGATGTCTTCATTACTGCAGGAGAGCCCCGCTGGAGCACCTGCCACCCACCCCATCAACACCTCTACAGGACCCAGGGCCCTGGTCTATGGTTTGGTCCCCACCCTGACCTCCACCCCTTGCCTACCACCTTAGGGTTCCTGCAAACATCAGCCCACACAACTCTGCCTTCCTGACCCCAAACTCCCTGGTGCCTCCCCCGCTGGCTCTGCCAGAACGGcagctggccaggcgcagtggcgtGAGAACGTTGTCAGGCTGCCCCATCAGGGAACTAGCCTCTCTCTTCTCCATGCGCCTGTTAGGCCACTCCTAAGTCACCCGGACCCCCTCTGCCCtctgaagtggttttttccactCCAGTCTTCCCCAAAAGGATGGGGCTTTGGCTGCCTGTGACCCGGGCCTCCGGCCTCTTGACCTCTGAGGGGTCATTTCTAAACCTCCCCCAACCAGGGCACAGGTTTGGTGGGTGTCCTTGGGGAACAAGGTATGGCCAGGACACCAGGTGGCAGGTGTTCTCGGGGGAATAAGTGGTGTTCTCGGTGGCAGGTGTTCTCGGCCCTCACTCAGTGCCCAGACAGAGCCCCCTCCTCATACCCCCGCATCCTGGCTCCatccccctctctccttcccctgcaTCCCATTCTTGCCCCCAACCCACATCTTCATTTGCCTCTTCCCCCTCCTGAGTCCTTTTTCCGCCTTTCCATCcatttcccctcccccaccccaagctCTCAGGAAGCCTCTCAGCTGGTCTCTcatccctctctgtctctgcacCTGTCTCTCTTGATCTCTCCTCCTCGCACTCTGTGCCCTCCGTCCCCCTTGCTCCTTCTCCACTCTTCTCTCATCGCCCTGTCTCTGCACCCCTCACTCTCTCCCAACTCTGCTCTCCCCTTCTAGTGCTGGGCTTTGGTTTGCTTCTTTGAGAAACTCCCTCCTGCCTCCATTCCCTCCCACAGGGCTCCTAGCACCCTCGCATTTAACTGGGACCCGCTGTCTCGCAGCGCCCCTACTCCAGGCTGCCTGCATGAGAAGATGCTGGCAGGGAAGGCGCGGGCAGGGATGAGGAGCCCAGAGCTGGGATCAAAGCACTGTGGGGAGGCATTTGCCCCGGAGGAGTGAGTGGAGGAGTGGCGTGAGGACTTGGTAAGTTACAAGTGGCAGGAACCCGCCAGGCCCCAGCATCTGATTCCGGCTAGGGTCCAGAGTGGGGAGACCAGCAGGGGACTTCTAGGTTCTTTCTTAGAAACCCTAACTCTCAGGTCCAAGTCCTTTGGAAATGAACACAAGGTTGGCAAACACATGGCACTCAAGCGGTCCCAACCCCTCTGCCAAGGCCCGCAGAGGCGGCATCCCTGGCAGCCTGTAGGGTGCCTCCCAGGCTGCGAGGATAAACACCTCCCAGGCCTGTTCAACCAGGGGGTGCTGGACGAACCCGGTCTGCACCAGCAAGGAGTGCTAAGGGGAGTTGTCCAGGCCCCAGGGTGGGGAGGATCCCGGGCGAGATGGCTCTGCCACCAGACTCACAGGGGAATGAGGGGTTCAAAAAACACCAGGACCCTCCCTCACCTGCTCCCTGCCAAGGGGGAGGAAGATGCCCCCACAGTAGGAAGAGGGGGGAGAAACTTCTCACCTGCCCCTCTAACACATGCTCACACACGcactcacaggcacacacactcacacacatacacatacactcatgCCTCGGCTCCAAGCACTGCCCATAGGTGTAGACCTGGGCATACCGCAAGGCGAGATGTgggccaggaggaggaagaggctgggaCAGGGTATCAAGGCCTGGGAGGGGGGACAGGGGTACCCTGTTCAGAGATGACCTGCAACTTCAAGTTATGCAGAAAAGTATCAAAGAGACAAGACAGTCTCTGCCCTTGGTAGATGCCTGGGGTGTGGAGGCCATGAGAAGGGGCAGAAGGGGTAATGCATCCCCTAATTCCCCACCTCTGGGGCCCCTCCACATCCCCCAACCCTGACAATAGGGCCAAGAAGTCTGTGCTGTACAAAACAGGCCAGGGTCAAGGGTCCAGTCATTGGTGAGACAtcccagcagagaggaggcctggGCAAAACAGGCCAAGGTCAAGGGCTGAGTCATTGGTGAGATGTCCCagcagagaggaagaggaggccaGGATGGCCCAGGCTGAGCAGCTTCTAAACTCCAGCTGCCGAGGCCATGGGGCCCCTCCCGCTGCCTCCAGAGCCTGAAGGTCCTTTCTCAGACTCTGGGCTGATCAGGGCCCCAGTCTGCAGCTGACAGCAAGGCCCTGTGCGTCCATCCCTCGGTGCAGCTCTCCCTCAGGGTGAGCTGAGAGCAGGCTGGAATGGAGCAGAGGAGGTCCTGGGGGAGACTGGTGGCACCTGGAGCTTTGTGGCAGATGTGGTAGAACCaacatcagcaaaaaaaaaaaaaaaaagagtaggaaagAGTCCAGCCCACCCTGGGGCAGTATCTAGAATAAATTTTCTGAGGAGGCAGGGATCAGAGGAGATGTGGATACAGCCAGGCAGCAGCCCTCCAGACTGAGGGGGCCTGGGGAGCTGGAACTACTGCTCTGCTCTCCTTGGGGATCTGCGGGACCTCCAGGCCAGTCTAGAGAGTAGAGGAGAAGCCCAAGGGATTGGGTGGATGCAGACTCCCTTAGCTCAAATTGAGGGAGGAGCAAGAATTAGACCCTCCCAGGGTCTGGAGGGACTCTTCCCTCCCTCAGGGGACATCCAGGCTCTCCTCTCCTCAAAGCCTGGGTCTCGCAGGGCAGTTGGTGAGGAGTGAGTCTGAGATCAGGGTCTTCCCTCAGAGCTTCAATGGAGTGAtgagagggcaggaggcaggacaAGCTGAGGTCAGGCCAATTCCTGGGCTGTGATTCCCCGCCTTCAGGGTCCCTGTGAGTGAGCCACAGGGCAGGGAAGGACTCCCCATCCGGAGACATCACCCCCGGGCCGCAACACGGAGCTTACTGTAGAGCCCACAAAatctaagaaagagagagagggagagagaattagAGAAAGTCAGAGGCTGCTGGGGCATTCAGGCTTTCCTTGCATATTCCCCAGGGCAAAAGTGGGCAgagaggctgagtgtggtggctcacacctgtaatcccagcttttgggaggctgaggtgggtggatcacttgaggtcaggagttcgagaccagcctgatcaacatggagaaaccctgtgtctcccaaaaatacaaaaaaattagccaggtatagtggtgcatgcctgtaattccagctacttgggaggctcaggcaggaaatcgcttgaacccaggaggcagagattgcagtgagccaagatcacactactgcagtccagcctgggcaacaagagtaaaactccatctcaaaaaaaagggtcAGAGGGGCAAATTGCACAAGTGCTGAAATCCCAGCCTTGCCTGACCAGCAGGATGTCCTTGAGCAAGCCATTTAACCCCTCTGAGCCctgattttctcatctgaaaaatgaggatCATAGCCTACCTCACAGGGTAATTCCGAAGGgtcaaaaagagacaaataatgtCAGCTAACAACTTGGCGGTGTTTGGTACATAGAATATGCTGGAAATtgaagcaatttatttttttcttgggttCCAGaggtcttttttaatttttttaaaatttctttctttttaataaaaattgggTTTTGttacatcacccaggctggtcttgaactcgtgggctcaagcgatcctccggcctcagcctggtagcggggaccacaggtgcatgccatggcTGTTGGCTCAGAAGTCTTTGGGTCAAAACTGAAGTGTGAGGCTCACTCATCATGAACGGCCAGTGAGGGACGGAAACTCCCTGGACACTCGAGGAAGGACAACTGGGGCTCCTTTACATCAATTTTTAACACTGAGTTGTTAGAGGGctttggggagggaggagagggacacTGACGGGGGCCACCTCACACTAGTCACATCCACACCCCTTCTTAAAGGCCAGATCAGTCTTAGTCTTGCACTTCTAGAAGATGCCACCAGAGGGCAGGCCTTGATTTCTCACGAAGTCCACAGAAAAACCGGGGTCTGAGAGACTGCATCAGGTATTTAGAACCTGCCTCTGACTACAGATGAGCAGATCGGCATCCCAGGACAGCTCCCAAAGCCATGCAGGAAATCTGGGGCTTCACCAGGTTGAGATAGGCAGCGTGACAGCGGGGAAGAGCTTGGGCTTCGGACTTGGACCTGGGTTCAGATTCTGCCTTCACCACttaagtgaccttgggcaagttactggaGCTCTGGAGTTCTCTGAaacctggccttttttctttattgtattttattgctgcttgatatatatgaatatttatatgcaATACACTAATTATAAAGCATACAATGtatcgctcacacctgtaatctcagcactttgggaggccaaggcagaaggattgcttgaagccagaagttcaagaccagcctgggcaacatggggaaacctcgtctctacaaaaaatacaaaaattagtcaggtgtgatggtgtatgcctgtagtcccagcaactcaggaggctgaggcaggagggtcgcttaagtccaggagattgaggctatagtgaactatgattgcaccactgtactccagcctgagcaacagagtgagacccgtcCACCACCCTGATCTCTTATAAACACTGGTGAGCTCACCATTCAGTAACTAtaactcagccaggtgtggtggcttatgcctgtaatcccaacactttgggacgctgaggcaagcagatcacttgaggccaggaatttgagaccaacctggccaacatggtgaaacactatctctactaaaatacaacaattagccgggtgtggaggcacatgcctgtaatcccagctactcaggaggttgaggcacaaggatcacttgaacctgtgtgggaagtagaaaagttcctttttaaagttacctttcttgttaaagaataagtgtgctaataaccgTGTGAAACcttatcctatgtagctgttagacatgctgtGCTTACAGGCATATAGCACATTCtacgtccttgtactttaaccaagatatctgtgctgaatgtgctcacaggcatgtcccagctctccgtTGCTTCTActtgtttagaaaagtttaaattgtgaggtctggctgcagccaacagagatcagacacagcagtaaggacgaccccaaatgcataaaaataaatttgtgtctccctttgttctttgtactcttgtggcaCGATGGCTACTgggagtacccttcctgcagtccaggaagtaaaaattgctttgctgaaaaatcctttgtctcagtgctgatttttctttgtggcactaaACATCTATTTctagcaacttgggaggtggaggttgcagtgagctcagactgtgccactgtgctccagcttgggcaactgagcaagactctatctcaaggaaaaaaaaaaaaagaacaataactgTACCCATAATTTGCATATAACTCCATGCTCCATCTCATATACTTGACCTCCTCCGCTTCCATTATAAACACAAATGACTGTCATCTtatctttcatatttattatttctttgcttttttaaaaaaaatattgcctcAAATACATGTGTGTTTAAACAATATATTGCTTAGTTTTGCTTAGTTTCGAGCTCAATAAATATATCACTCTGTCATCTTCTGGAAGTtggttttttccccctctcttaaTATTATATTGCTGAGATACAGCCACTGTGGTACATATAATTGAAGTGCAACATTTCACAGCTGTGAGCTGCCCTGTGATGGGAACATGCCACATGTCTTTATCCGGCCTCCCATCCATGGCCATTAGATTGTTTGTAGTTGTTTGCTATAGTGAAGTTGCGGCCACCAGCACCCCTGCACACTTCTCATGGGTTTGTACCCAAGAAGGGTTCGCTGGGTCATAGGCAAATGATCAGATCTGAGGAAGAATGCCAAATAATTTGAAAGGTGGCTGTACTATCaggtttcttcttcttcctcctcttcttcttcttcttttcttcttcttcttcttcttttttgagatagcctctcactctatcatccaggatggagtgcagtggcacaatcacagctcactgcaaccatgacttcccaggctcaggtgatcctctcacctgagcctcctgagtatctgggaccacaggcattcaccaccacgcccagctggtttttggatttttggagggaggggattttgccatgttggccaggctgctctcaaacacctgggctcaagtgatccacctgccttggcttcccaaagtgtgctggaattacaggcatgaaccaccatgcccagccagggttTCCAATTCATGCCTCCCTCTTACTCCTTTTATTTGAAGTTGTCCCGCCTCCCCAGAGCAGGCCTGGCTCTCTCCGCTGTCCCCCAACCCACAGCACACTCGCCTTTGTTCTCCGGCTTGAGCTCCTCCTGCAGCAGGTCTGTTTGCCGGTTGCCCAGCACGAAGGCgaggaaggagaggatgaggGCGTTGAGGATGCCGATGATGGCCAGGATGTAAGCCCAGCGTACCGAACAGTCCCCCAGGGAGTACTTCCCCGTCTTGGCCCCACACATGTCCCGGATGGTCTCGGCGTCCCAGCCGTCAGGGAAGATCATGCAGCCCAGGACGAGGCACAGAGCTGAGGGGCACGAGCACCGGGCCCACCATCACGgtcaggaaggaagagaagaagaccATTACTCCCTAGTGTCTGCAGTCTGGGCCGGGTATTATTGCGGGAGCATCAACCCAACCACGTGCTTGTTACCCACttccagagagggaaagagagagggtggaggcagggaaaagagagagagaaagaagtctAGGATGGGTGGCAGAAACTTTCTGGAACCTGAAACGCCTCGCCCTCCCCCATCAGATCaatttctccaggaagccttctggGAATATGAGAAAACAGCTATCCAGAGCCATCTCCTTCAACTTTCTCTAGCATCGGGACCAACTCCCTCTCCCATCATCAGTATaattattgagacggagtctctgtcacccaggctggagtgcaatggtgagatctcactgtaatctccaccctCCAGGGCTCGAGCAATACTCaggcctt
It encodes the following:
- the LHFPL4 gene encoding LHFPL tetraspan subfamily member 4 protein isoform X1, which produces MLPSQEASKLYHEHYMRNSRAIGVLWAIFTICFAIINVVVFIQPYWVGDSVSTPKPGYFGLFHYCVGSGLAGRELTCRGSFTDFSTIPSSAFKAAAFFVLLSMVLILGCITCFALFFFCNTATVYKICAWMQLLAALCLVLGCMIFPDGWDAETIRDMCGAKTGKYSLGDCSVRWAYILAIIGILNALILSFLAFVLGNRQTDLLQEELKPENKETRFPHVAQAGLELLASSNPSALASQSAEITDFVGSTVSSVLRPGGDVSGWGVLPCPVAHSQGP